A DNA window from Hoplias malabaricus isolate fHopMal1 chromosome 5, fHopMal1.hap1, whole genome shotgun sequence contains the following coding sequences:
- the fam217bb gene encoding protein FAM217B isoform X2, whose amino-acid sequence MGTVLQERPMHNNHSPPTSSQKSAKAKVPGHAVSRRSTTTAVRSTSTDKEDHIENGLQIRGRRTRSDRAPNMVTATALKPGEITVKPKSHPSSTNGPRERRHRRNTRRSIEKDRFGQLPCSLPLSLTSAPAPRQELTKHGIQSDSAKLPYESKAEDTDSGSDLSDTEKLPGPPSLNSPPQLHLRAEVIDPHDLRFSRPLPRTRSSDSYPDFLPPPFNSWSLRQLAVYLNTDGKGIPRPRPVGQLERYLERLLQLEWYQIQTVNEESSKAGPSSWSSCHRPHTSPHSNLSAPKCILQCQRAFPLALLSSLASAPPLQPPSCNCPTCRKSYPICNGACRLYSHHHHSHLSPLPEKRAKARGLPRRSSSESRAQQVQQGLTPRSHRLSDPLESTSHLKRMQAIGNIRNPAGCPCRPQGVSTNMNMEPNMEAGALRKKGPGERSRSCGDVTDDIYRRARPEHRTTIQQIKHDSKSSGANCLDDFHSSKDLVTARPAGKQKRVEFNTHQECSYTYHK is encoded by the exons ATGGGGACAGTGCTGCAGGAAAGGCCCATGCACAATAACCACAGTCCGCCCACATCTTCCCAAAAATCAGCCAAGGCCAAAGTTCCAGGACATGCCGTCAG CCGGAGAAGCACCACCACAGCTGTGCGGTCTACTAGCACAGACAAGGAAGACCATATCGAGAAC GGACTGCAGATAAGAGGAAGGAGAACTAGATCCGACAGAGCCCCAAATATGGTTACCGCTACTGCTCT GAAACCAGGAGAGATCACTGTCAAGCCAAAGTCCCACCCATCTTCCACAAATGGACCCAGAGAAAGACGTCACAGACGGAATACTCGGCGCAGCATTGAAAAAGACCGTTTTGGACAACTACCCTGCTCTCTGCCACTTTCCCTAACTTCAGCTCCTGCACCAAGGCAAGAATTAACAAAGCATGGAATCCAAAGTGATTCTGCAAAGTTGCCATATGAATCCAAAGCTGAGGACACGGACAGTGGCAGTGACCTTTCTGACACAGAGAAACTCCCAGGACCTCCCTCTTTAAATTCCCCTCCACAGCTTCACCTGCGTGCTGAAGTAATTGACCCCCATGACCTCAGATTCTCGCGGCCTTTGCCTCGCACCCGTTCCAGCGATAGCTACCCTGATTTTCTTCCTCCACCATTTAATTCCTGGAGCCTCCGACAGCTGGCTGTGTACTTGAATACAGATGGCAAGGGTATACCCCGCCCCAGGCCTGTGGGCCAGCTTGAGAGGTACCTTGAGCGGCTGCTGCAGTTAGAATGGTACCAGATCCAGACAGTCAACGAGGAGAGCAGCAAGGCCGGTCCATCTTCATGGAGCAGCTGCCACAGACCCCACACCAGCCCTCATTCCAACCTCAGTGCCCCAAAATGCATTCTCCAATGCCAGCGGGCCTTTCCTCTGGCCCTTCTGTCTTCTCTAGCCAGCGCACCCCCTCTCCAGCCTCCCAGCTGCAATTGCCCGACTTGCCGCAAAAGTTACCCCATTTGCAATGGAGCATGCCGCTTATACTCTCACCATCATCATTCCCATTTAAGTCCACTTCCTGAAAAAAGAGCAAAGGCTCGAGGACTGCCCAGAAGGAGCAGCAGCGAGAGCCGAGCACAGCAGGTCCAGCAAGGGCTTACACCTCGTAGCCATAGACTTAGTGACCCACTGGAAAGCACCAGTCACTTAAAGCGCATGCAGGCCATTGGTAATATACGAAACCCAGCAGGTTGTCCATGCCGCCCTCAGGGTGTCTCAACTAATATGAACATGGAG CCCAACATGGAGGCCGGTGCTTTAAGGAAAAAAGGCCCAGGGGAAAGGAGCCGGTCCTGCGGGGATGTGACAGATGACATCTACAGAAGAGCAAGGCCTGAGCACAGGACCAcaatacagcaaataaaacatGACTCAAAGTCATCAGGTGCTAACTGTTTAGATGACTTCCACAGCTCCAAAGACTTAGTCACAGCTAGGCCTGCTGGGAAACAAAAGCGTGTTGAGTTTAACACACACCAGGAATGTTCATATACATACCATAAATAA
- the fam217bb gene encoding protein FAM217B isoform X1, with amino-acid sequence MGTVLQERPMHNNHSPPTSSQKSAKAKVPGHAVSSRRSTTTAVRSTSTDKEDHIENGLQIRGRRTRSDRAPNMVTATALKPGEITVKPKSHPSSTNGPRERRHRRNTRRSIEKDRFGQLPCSLPLSLTSAPAPRQELTKHGIQSDSAKLPYESKAEDTDSGSDLSDTEKLPGPPSLNSPPQLHLRAEVIDPHDLRFSRPLPRTRSSDSYPDFLPPPFNSWSLRQLAVYLNTDGKGIPRPRPVGQLERYLERLLQLEWYQIQTVNEESSKAGPSSWSSCHRPHTSPHSNLSAPKCILQCQRAFPLALLSSLASAPPLQPPSCNCPTCRKSYPICNGACRLYSHHHHSHLSPLPEKRAKARGLPRRSSSESRAQQVQQGLTPRSHRLSDPLESTSHLKRMQAIGNIRNPAGCPCRPQGVSTNMNMEPNMEAGALRKKGPGERSRSCGDVTDDIYRRARPEHRTTIQQIKHDSKSSGANCLDDFHSSKDLVTARPAGKQKRVEFNTHQECSYTYHK; translated from the exons ATGGGGACAGTGCTGCAGGAAAGGCCCATGCACAATAACCACAGTCCGCCCACATCTTCCCAAAAATCAGCCAAGGCCAAAGTTCCAGGACATGCCGTCAG CAGCCGGAGAAGCACCACCACAGCTGTGCGGTCTACTAGCACAGACAAGGAAGACCATATCGAGAAC GGACTGCAGATAAGAGGAAGGAGAACTAGATCCGACAGAGCCCCAAATATGGTTACCGCTACTGCTCT GAAACCAGGAGAGATCACTGTCAAGCCAAAGTCCCACCCATCTTCCACAAATGGACCCAGAGAAAGACGTCACAGACGGAATACTCGGCGCAGCATTGAAAAAGACCGTTTTGGACAACTACCCTGCTCTCTGCCACTTTCCCTAACTTCAGCTCCTGCACCAAGGCAAGAATTAACAAAGCATGGAATCCAAAGTGATTCTGCAAAGTTGCCATATGAATCCAAAGCTGAGGACACGGACAGTGGCAGTGACCTTTCTGACACAGAGAAACTCCCAGGACCTCCCTCTTTAAATTCCCCTCCACAGCTTCACCTGCGTGCTGAAGTAATTGACCCCCATGACCTCAGATTCTCGCGGCCTTTGCCTCGCACCCGTTCCAGCGATAGCTACCCTGATTTTCTTCCTCCACCATTTAATTCCTGGAGCCTCCGACAGCTGGCTGTGTACTTGAATACAGATGGCAAGGGTATACCCCGCCCCAGGCCTGTGGGCCAGCTTGAGAGGTACCTTGAGCGGCTGCTGCAGTTAGAATGGTACCAGATCCAGACAGTCAACGAGGAGAGCAGCAAGGCCGGTCCATCTTCATGGAGCAGCTGCCACAGACCCCACACCAGCCCTCATTCCAACCTCAGTGCCCCAAAATGCATTCTCCAATGCCAGCGGGCCTTTCCTCTGGCCCTTCTGTCTTCTCTAGCCAGCGCACCCCCTCTCCAGCCTCCCAGCTGCAATTGCCCGACTTGCCGCAAAAGTTACCCCATTTGCAATGGAGCATGCCGCTTATACTCTCACCATCATCATTCCCATTTAAGTCCACTTCCTGAAAAAAGAGCAAAGGCTCGAGGACTGCCCAGAAGGAGCAGCAGCGAGAGCCGAGCACAGCAGGTCCAGCAAGGGCTTACACCTCGTAGCCATAGACTTAGTGACCCACTGGAAAGCACCAGTCACTTAAAGCGCATGCAGGCCATTGGTAATATACGAAACCCAGCAGGTTGTCCATGCCGCCCTCAGGGTGTCTCAACTAATATGAACATGGAG CCCAACATGGAGGCCGGTGCTTTAAGGAAAAAAGGCCCAGGGGAAAGGAGCCGGTCCTGCGGGGATGTGACAGATGACATCTACAGAAGAGCAAGGCCTGAGCACAGGACCAcaatacagcaaataaaacatGACTCAAAGTCATCAGGTGCTAACTGTTTAGATGACTTCCACAGCTCCAAAGACTTAGTCACAGCTAGGCCTGCTGGGAAACAAAAGCGTGTTGAGTTTAACACACACCAGGAATGTTCATATACATACCATAAATAA
- the ppp1r3db gene encoding protein phosphatase 1, regulatory subunit 3Db has protein sequence MSASSPLSPGQLHSTMQSSDGFSQGSRPFRTIRLRHIFDPQPIPQKKPVAIRPPTNLPPPKEWVTHQNLRCEPEPRAIMRKRSRSVSSITDQKNRRGSQVRFVDSLGLELERVKFFKASEDPTVPIHVICRLLASSELAHGKSLELSLPYFQPFFPENMAAQDDFLQRLSHQRVCLEQIHCSEMGIIGTVQVLNLAFEKDITVRYSFTDWKSAADCKACWVSTIHRNEAELDSDVFRFRLPVPPFILKPGAMLQFAVRFQTLGTEYWDNNDGKNYKLACHTYKLTVPKECEDSMVHFT, from the coding sequence ATGTCAGCGTCCAGTCCACTTTCTCCTGGGCAGTTGCATTCAACCATGCAGTCTTCCGATGGGTTCAGTCAAGGGTCACGGCCTTTCAGAACCATTCGCCTCAGACACATCTTCGACCCTCAGCCAATTCCTCAGAAAAAGCCTGTTGCAATACGACCTCCCACCAATTTGCCACCTCCCAAAGAGTGGGTAACACATCAAAACCTGAGATGTGAGCCGGAGCCCAGGGCCATCATGCGCAAAAGGTCCAGGTCCGTCTCCTCTATCACTGACCAGAAAAACCGCAGGGGCTCGCAGGTCCGCTTTGTGGACTCTCTTGGCCTGGAGCTGGAGCGTGTAAAGTTCTTCAAAGCCAGTGAAGATCCTACTGTTCCAATACATGTCATCTGTAGGTTACTGGCTAGCTCTGAGTTGGCCCATGGGAAGAGCCTGGAGCTTTCTTTACCCTACTTTCAGCCATTTTTTCCAGAGAACATGGCCGCTCAGGATGATTTCCTCCAGCGTCTGAGCCATCAGCGTGTTTGTTTGGAGCAGATACACTGCTCTGAGATGGGCATCATTGGTACAGTGCAAGTACTTAACTTGGCTTTTGAGAAAGACATCACAGTGCGTTACTCATTCACAGACTGGAAGAGTGCTGCAGACTGCAAAGCATGTTGGGTTTCCACCATCCACAGGAATGAAGCAGAGTTGGATTCTGATGTTTTCCGCTTCCGTTTACCTGTCCCACCTTTTATCCTGAAGCCTGGAGCAATGCTGCAGTTCGCTGTCCGCTTCCAAACTCTTGGAACAGAATACTGGGACAACAATGATGGGAAAAATTACAAACTGGCCTGCCACACTTACAAACTGACTGTGCCCAAGGAGTGTGAAGACAGCATGGTGCACTTCACCTGA